A genomic window from Serratia liquefaciens includes:
- the cls gene encoding cardiolipin synthase, translating into MTTFYTVISWLMVFGYWLLIAGVTLRILMKRRAVPSAMAWLLVIYILPLFGIVAYLSFGELHLGKRRAERAKAMWPSTARWLSELKESQRIFATEYSEVARPLFQLCDRRQGIDGVKGNQLQLLTTTDSTLKALIRDIELARHNIEMVFYIWQPGGLVDQVAESLMAAARRGVHCRLLLDSAGSLQFFRSPYPGMMRNAGIEVVEALKVNLFRVFLRRMDLRQHRKVVLIDNYIAYTGSMNMVDPRYFKQDAGVGQWIDLMARMEGPVASTMGIVYACDWEIETGKRILPPPPDVNIMPFEQESGHTIQVIASGPGFPEEMIHQALLTAVYSAREQLIMTTPYFVPSDDLLHAICTAALRGVEVSIIVPRDNDSTMVRWASRSFFSELLEAGVRIYQFEGGLLHTKSVLVDGQLSLVGTVNLDMRSLWLNFEITLVIDDDGFGSDLACVQDDYIARSQLLNAQEWQKRPFWHRIVERLFYFFSPLL; encoded by the coding sequence CCGTACCTTCTGCGATGGCCTGGCTGCTGGTTATCTACATTCTGCCGCTGTTCGGTATTGTGGCTTATTTATCTTTTGGCGAATTGCACCTGGGCAAGCGCCGCGCCGAACGCGCCAAGGCCATGTGGCCCTCTACCGCACGCTGGCTGAGCGAATTGAAAGAGAGCCAGCGGATCTTCGCCACGGAGTACAGTGAGGTCGCCAGACCCCTGTTCCAACTGTGCGATCGCCGTCAGGGTATTGATGGGGTCAAAGGTAACCAACTCCAGCTGCTCACCACCACCGACTCGACGCTGAAAGCGCTGATCCGCGATATTGAGCTGGCTCGTCATAATATAGAGATGGTGTTTTATATCTGGCAGCCCGGCGGGCTGGTGGATCAGGTCGCCGAGTCGCTGATGGCCGCTGCGCGCCGCGGCGTACACTGCCGACTGTTACTGGATTCTGCCGGCAGCCTGCAGTTTTTCCGCAGCCCCTATCCCGGCATGATGCGCAATGCCGGTATCGAAGTCGTGGAGGCGCTTAAGGTCAACCTGTTCCGCGTGTTCCTGCGTCGAATGGATTTGCGCCAGCACCGCAAGGTGGTGCTGATCGACAACTATATTGCCTACACCGGCAGCATGAACATGGTAGACCCGCGCTATTTCAAACAGGATGCCGGCGTCGGCCAATGGATCGATTTGATGGCGCGCATGGAAGGCCCGGTCGCCAGTACCATGGGGATCGTTTATGCCTGCGATTGGGAGATTGAAACCGGTAAACGTATTCTGCCGCCGCCGCCGGACGTCAATATCATGCCGTTCGAACAGGAAAGCGGCCACACCATCCAGGTTATCGCTTCCGGCCCCGGCTTCCCTGAAGAGATGATCCACCAGGCGCTGCTGACGGCCGTTTACTCTGCGCGCGAACAGCTGATCATGACCACGCCTTACTTTGTGCCAAGCGACGACCTGCTGCATGCTATCTGCACCGCCGCCCTGCGCGGGGTGGAAGTCAGCATTATTGTCCCACGCGACAACGACTCGACGATGGTACGCTGGGCCAGCCGCTCATTCTTCTCCGAACTGCTGGAAGCTGGCGTGCGGATCTATCAGTTCGAAGGCGGTCTGCTGCATACCAAAAGCGTGTTGGTCGACGGTCAGCTCAGCCTGGTGGGTACGGTGAACCTGGACATGCGCAGCCTGTGGCTGAACTTCGAAATCACGCTGGTGATCGACGATGACGGTTTCGGCAGCGATCTGGCCTGTGTGCAGGATGATTACATTGCCCGTTCGCAGTTGCTGAACGCCCAGGAGTGGCAGAAACGGCCATTCTGGCATCGGATTGTCGAGCGCCTGTTCTACTTTTTCAGCCCGCTGCTATAA
- a CDS encoding HI1450 family dsDNA-mimic protein translates to MDLNNRLTEDETLEQAYDIFLELAGDNLDPADILLFNLQFEERGGAELYDPAEDWSEHVDFDLNPDFFAEVVIGLADSDGEPINDVFARVLLCREKDHKLCHILWKE, encoded by the coding sequence ATGGATTTGAATAACCGCCTTACTGAAGACGAAACGCTGGAACAGGCTTACGACATCTTTCTGGAACTGGCCGGCGACAATCTGGATCCGGCGGATATTCTGCTGTTCAATCTGCAGTTTGAGGAGCGCGGTGGCGCAGAACTGTATGACCCTGCGGAAGACTGGTCGGAACATGTGGATTTTGACCTGAACCCGGATTTCTTTGCCGAGGTAGTGATTGGCCTGGCTGACAGCGATGGCGAGCCGATCAATGACGTTTTTGCCCGCGTACTGCTCTGCCGCGAGAAAGACCACAAGCTTTGCCATATCCTGTGGAAAGAGTAA
- a CDS encoding DeoR/GlpR family DNA-binding transcription regulator — protein sequence MDYSNALERRNIILEKLKNSGQVFVNELADDFNVSQETIRRDLNKLEELKHIKKIHGGAVIAQYGFELEFNQRARLAEDDKKAIAIKAAELIKPGDSLFIDFGTTTLEFAKQIAGINQLTVITNSPVIANLFHDNSTINLILIGGQFGLSKMECIGPVALQGISAFYADYAVIGAGAVSPKAGVMDQDLNEAAIARQMIKNSNKTIVLADGHKLNNHATGLVAELKDISWLVTSDPEKKLKNLVFPANLQVIVA from the coding sequence ATGGATTACTCAAACGCATTAGAACGAAGGAACATCATTCTCGAGAAGTTGAAAAATAGTGGGCAGGTGTTCGTCAATGAGTTGGCTGATGACTTTAATGTCTCGCAGGAAACCATCCGCAGAGACCTGAATAAGCTTGAAGAGCTGAAACACATCAAGAAAATCCATGGCGGGGCGGTCATTGCTCAATATGGGTTTGAGCTGGAGTTTAATCAGCGGGCCAGACTGGCCGAGGATGACAAAAAGGCCATTGCCATTAAAGCGGCCGAATTGATCAAGCCAGGGGACTCGCTTTTTATCGACTTCGGGACCACGACGCTGGAATTTGCCAAGCAGATTGCCGGGATTAACCAGCTTACCGTCATCACCAATTCTCCGGTGATCGCCAACCTGTTCCATGATAATTCAACGATTAACCTGATCCTGATTGGCGGGCAGTTCGGCCTGTCGAAAATGGAGTGCATTGGCCCGGTGGCATTGCAGGGGATCAGCGCTTTCTATGCGGATTATGCGGTCATCGGCGCCGGGGCAGTGAGCCCAAAGGCAGGGGTGATGGATCAGGATTTGAACGAGGCCGCCATTGCCCGTCAGATGATCAAAAACAGCAACAAAACCATTGTCCTTGCCGATGGACACAAGTTGAATAACCATGCGACAGGGCTGGTGGCAGAGTTAAAAGATATCTCGTGGCTGGTGACCAGCGATCCGGAGAAGAAACTGAAGAACCTGGTTTTCCCGGCAAATCTCCAGGTGATTGTGGCCTGA
- a CDS encoding glycerol kinase yields MLNQRYAAIDQGTTGTRVVVFGEDGKHFSPAAIAHKQLTPNPGWVEHDPMEILRNIRTCLSQCGVVDAIGLAHQGESVVAWDAQSGLPLYNAIIWQDQRTGSVIRQLRNEGMEETVRAKTGLPLDTYFSGSKLGWIMRNVPGARELSRRGHLRLGTMDSFFMFHLCGTHATDYNSASRTSLFNIHTLQWDEELCRLFGVPIDALPEIRDNTGHFGDVNCAGNTTPLTACIVDQFAGTYGHGCLQPGQMKITFGTGAFLQSITGTKVPDSQGSGLLPTLCWKLPGEPPLYGLDGGVYNAASAINWAKKIGLYSDIEEFSDFPEEPAIARGLAFIPALSGLGCPYWDRSAAGLWAGLSLETERKDMLQSILEGIAMRSAEVIFAMDKVRPIGDTISVDGGLSANLYFKQFLASLIQKRIVTPANREITAQGVALLARKGLGNTHPMNIRTQQTTTEPAERDLSPYFAKYKDIISRSRNLRGE; encoded by the coding sequence ATGCTGAATCAACGCTATGCAGCCATTGACCAAGGAACAACAGGAACACGCGTCGTGGTGTTCGGCGAGGATGGAAAACATTTTTCCCCCGCCGCCATCGCGCACAAACAATTAACGCCCAATCCTGGTTGGGTTGAACACGATCCCATGGAGATCCTGCGCAATATTCGCACCTGTCTTAGCCAGTGTGGGGTGGTGGATGCCATCGGTCTGGCGCATCAGGGCGAGAGCGTCGTCGCCTGGGATGCCCAGAGCGGCCTGCCGCTCTATAACGCCATTATTTGGCAGGATCAGCGTACAGGATCCGTCATTCGTCAGTTGCGCAATGAAGGTATGGAAGAAACCGTTCGGGCAAAAACCGGCCTGCCGCTGGATACCTATTTCTCCGGGAGCAAACTGGGCTGGATCATGCGCAATGTGCCTGGCGCCCGTGAACTCTCCCGTCGAGGCCACCTGCGGCTCGGCACCATGGACAGTTTTTTCATGTTCCACCTGTGCGGTACCCACGCCACGGATTACAACTCGGCCTCAAGGACCTCGCTGTTCAATATTCATACTCTGCAATGGGACGAGGAACTGTGTCGACTTTTTGGCGTCCCGATCGATGCCTTGCCTGAAATTCGCGACAATACCGGTCACTTTGGCGACGTAAACTGTGCCGGTAATACCACGCCACTGACGGCCTGTATCGTCGATCAGTTTGCCGGCACCTATGGACATGGTTGTCTGCAACCTGGCCAGATGAAAATCACCTTCGGCACCGGCGCATTTTTGCAATCGATTACCGGCACCAAGGTTCCTGACTCACAGGGCTCGGGGCTGCTGCCGACGCTGTGCTGGAAATTACCGGGCGAGCCCCCGCTCTATGGCCTGGATGGCGGCGTCTATAACGCGGCATCGGCCATTAACTGGGCCAAAAAGATTGGCTTGTACAGCGATATCGAGGAGTTCTCCGATTTCCCTGAAGAACCGGCTATCGCTCGCGGGTTGGCTTTTATCCCGGCACTTTCCGGCTTGGGCTGCCCCTATTGGGATCGCTCGGCCGCCGGGTTATGGGCCGGGCTGTCGCTGGAAACCGAACGCAAAGACATGCTGCAGTCCATTCTTGAAGGGATCGCCATGCGCTCGGCCGAGGTGATCTTCGCCATGGACAAAGTTCGCCCGATCGGCGACACCATCTCCGTGGACGGCGGCTTGTCGGCGAACCTCTACTTTAAGCAGTTCCTTGCCAGCCTGATCCAAAAGCGCATCGTTACCCCTGCCAACCGGGAAATTACCGCCCAGGGCGTCGCCTTATTGGCCCGCAAGGGGTTAGGCAATACCCACCCCATGAACATCAGAACACAACAAACAACCACCGAGCCTGCGGAACGCGATCTGTCACCTTATTTTGCAAAATATAAGGACATTATTTCCCGTTCCCGCAACCTGCGCGGCGAATAA
- the eutH gene encoding ethanolamine utilization protein EutH, which produces MSEIGNIIIYIIMAGTLLGAMASVVKPESGLGKEFVNGIHSIGPVFLAQAGIMAAIPILSYVITYTVGPLFQSMGSDASIAALSIIAVDMGGYQLADAIAANRDQWITAMLIGYTSGASIVYLIPVGLVMLQQKDHKYLALGAMAGLISIPFGVLISLMIITLNNIPVRDIISTASPANHYLSIDFFNALQLLSPLFVFCILLALGLKYRTLWMVKCFLFFGKIMDAFIKMVLAACIIEHFTGVFSKVFGGWVFDPLFADEKELYRAIEIAGYIGIMLAGTFPICYLFQKYCQRPMKFIGRQLRLTDAGAIGMVMVLANIIAVYHLFKDMRARDKVLCVAFGICAQATLGDHLAFTANFQPTLVLPIMVGKFLAGAIAVTIAIFISVPEAQRMEQRDELEEAAAQSARPSVPLTV; this is translated from the coding sequence ATGTCCGAGATTGGCAACATCATTATCTATATCATTATGGCCGGAACCCTGCTTGGTGCCATGGCATCGGTGGTCAAACCCGAAAGCGGCTTAGGCAAAGAGTTCGTCAATGGCATTCATTCCATTGGCCCGGTCTTTCTGGCCCAGGCCGGCATTATGGCGGCAATCCCCATTCTGTCCTACGTCATTACCTACACCGTTGGCCCCCTGTTCCAATCTATGGGATCGGATGCGTCCATTGCCGCCCTGTCGATTATCGCCGTTGATATGGGCGGCTATCAGTTGGCGGACGCCATTGCCGCCAACCGCGACCAATGGATCACGGCCATGCTGATTGGCTACACCTCCGGGGCCAGCATCGTTTATTTAATTCCGGTCGGCCTGGTCATGCTGCAACAAAAAGACCACAAATATCTGGCGCTGGGTGCCATGGCGGGCTTAATCAGCATCCCGTTTGGCGTGCTGATATCATTGATGATCATCACGCTTAATAATATTCCGGTACGGGATATCATCTCTACGGCGTCCCCCGCCAACCATTATTTAAGCATCGACTTTTTCAATGCCTTGCAACTGCTTTCCCCGCTGTTCGTCTTTTGTATCCTGCTGGCATTAGGGCTGAAATACCGCACGCTCTGGATGGTAAAATGCTTCCTGTTCTTCGGTAAGATTATGGATGCCTTTATCAAAATGGTGCTGGCTGCCTGCATCATTGAGCACTTCACCGGGGTCTTTAGCAAAGTCTTTGGCGGCTGGGTGTTCGATCCGCTTTTCGCCGACGAAAAAGAACTGTATCGGGCGATTGAGATTGCCGGCTATATCGGCATCATGCTGGCGGGGACCTTCCCGATTTGCTACCTGTTCCAAAAATATTGCCAGCGCCCGATGAAGTTTATCGGTCGACAGCTTCGGCTCACGGATGCCGGGGCCATCGGCATGGTCATGGTGCTGGCCAACATCATTGCCGTTTATCACCTGTTCAAAGATATGCGCGCCCGTGACAAAGTGCTGTGCGTGGCCTTTGGTATCTGCGCCCAGGCGACCTTAGGCGACCACTTGGCCTTTACCGCCAACTTCCAGCCCACCCTGGTCCTGCCGATTATGGTCGGCAAATTCCTTGCCGGCGCCATTGCCGTAACCATCGCAATCTTTATTTCCGTACCGGAGGCGCAACGGATGGAGCAACGCGACGAGCTCGAAGAGGCGGCGGCGCAAAGCGCCAGGCCAAGCGTTCCTCTGACAGTTTAA